A single genomic interval of Camelina sativa cultivar DH55 chromosome 11, Cs, whole genome shotgun sequence harbors:
- the LOC104725779 gene encoding protein REVEILLE 6-like isoform X3: MVSRNPNPSHGYFLDPTGMTTVPPGLGPSSSSPTTSSSTAVAVAADAAATVSSSSEDLSKKIRKPYTITKSRESWTEPEHDKFLEALQLFDRDWKKIEAFIGSKTVIQIRSHAQKYFLKVQKSGTGEHLPPPRPKRKAAHPYPQKAHKGVQPQLPVSLKSTSEPNDPSFMFRPESSSMLMTSPTTAAAAPWTNNAQTISFTPLTKGAGANNNCSSSSENTPRPRSNRDTSDQGNVGHSLRVLPDFAQVYSFIGSVFDPYASNHLQKLKKMDPIDVETVLLLMRNLSINLSSPDFEDHRRLLSSYDISSETATDHHGGVNKTLIKDPPEIST; this comes from the exons ATGGTCTCTAGAAATCCGAATCCTTCACACGGCTATTTTCTGGATCCGACCGGTATGACTACTGTTCCTCCGGGTCTtggaccttcttcttcttcaccaacgacttcttcttctaccgCCGTAGCTGTGGCTGCGGATGCGGCGGCGACTGTTTCTTCTTCGTCTGAGGATTTGAGTAAGAAGATTCGGAAGCCTTATACTATTACCAAGTCCAGAGAGAGCTGGACCGAGCCTGAGCATGATAAATTCCTCGAAGCTCTTCAATT gTTTGATAGAGACTGgaagaagattgaagctttTATTGGGTCAAAGACAGTGATTCAG ATACGAAGTCATGCTCAGAAGTATTTTCTTAAGGTACAAAAGAGTGGGACGGGTGAACATCTCCCTCCTCCTCGACCTAAAAGAAAAGCAGCTCATCCATATCCTCAGAAAGCCCACAAGGGTG TGCAACCTCAACTACCAGTGTCATTAAAGTCAACATCTGAACCAAATGACCCAAGTTTTATGTTTAGGCCCGAGTCTTCTTCAATGCTGATGACTTCTCCAACCACTGCTGCTGCGGCTCCATGGACAAATAATGCGCAAACAATTAGCTTCACGCCCCTCACAAAAG GAGCAGGAGCGAATAACAACTGTTCTAGTAGTTCTGAAAATACTCCAAGACCACGATCCAACAGGGACACAAGTGACCAGGGAAATGTTGGCCATTCATTAAGAG ttttacCGGACTTTGCCCAAGTATACAGCTTCATTGGAAGTGTTTTTGACCCATATGCAAGTAATCATCTACAAAAGCTGAAGAAGATGGACCCCATAGACGTGGAAACA GTGCTACTGTTGATGAGAAATCTATCTATCAACTTGTCTAGCCCTGATTTTGAGGATCAC AGACGGCTTCTTTCGTCTTATGATATCAGCTCCGAGACAGCAACTGATCATCATGGTGGAGTGAATAAAACCTTAATCAAAGATCCACCTGAAATCTCTACTTGA
- the LOC104725779 gene encoding protein REVEILLE 6-like isoform X2, with amino-acid sequence MVSRNPNPSHGYFLDPTGMTTVPPGLGPSSSSPTTSSSTAVAVAADAAATVSSSSEDLSKKIRKPYTITKSRESWTEPEHDKFLEALQLFDRDWKKIEAFIGSKTVIQIRSHAQKYFLKVQKSGTGEHLPPPRPKRKAAHPYPQKAHKGVQPQLPVSLKSTSEPNDPSFMFRPESSSMLMTSPTTAAAAPWTNNAQTISFTPLTKAGAGANNNCSSSSENTPRPRSNRDTSDQGNVGHSLRVLPDFAQVYSFIGSVFDPYASNHLQKLKKMDPIDVETVLLLMRNLSINLSSPDFEDHRRLLSSYDISSETATDHHGGVNKTLIKDPPEIST; translated from the exons ATGGTCTCTAGAAATCCGAATCCTTCACACGGCTATTTTCTGGATCCGACCGGTATGACTACTGTTCCTCCGGGTCTtggaccttcttcttcttcaccaacgacttcttcttctaccgCCGTAGCTGTGGCTGCGGATGCGGCGGCGACTGTTTCTTCTTCGTCTGAGGATTTGAGTAAGAAGATTCGGAAGCCTTATACTATTACCAAGTCCAGAGAGAGCTGGACCGAGCCTGAGCATGATAAATTCCTCGAAGCTCTTCAATT gTTTGATAGAGACTGgaagaagattgaagctttTATTGGGTCAAAGACAGTGATTCAG ATACGAAGTCATGCTCAGAAGTATTTTCTTAAGGTACAAAAGAGTGGGACGGGTGAACATCTCCCTCCTCCTCGACCTAAAAGAAAAGCAGCTCATCCATATCCTCAGAAAGCCCACAAGGGTG TGCAACCTCAACTACCAGTGTCATTAAAGTCAACATCTGAACCAAATGACCCAAGTTTTATGTTTAGGCCCGAGTCTTCTTCAATGCTGATGACTTCTCCAACCACTGCTGCTGCGGCTCCATGGACAAATAATGCGCAAACAATTAGCTTCACGCCCCTCACAAAAG CAGGAGCAGGAGCGAATAACAACTGTTCTAGTAGTTCTGAAAATACTCCAAGACCACGATCCAACAGGGACACAAGTGACCAGGGAAATGTTGGCCATTCATTAAGAG ttttacCGGACTTTGCCCAAGTATACAGCTTCATTGGAAGTGTTTTTGACCCATATGCAAGTAATCATCTACAAAAGCTGAAGAAGATGGACCCCATAGACGTGGAAACA GTGCTACTGTTGATGAGAAATCTATCTATCAACTTGTCTAGCCCTGATTTTGAGGATCAC AGACGGCTTCTTTCGTCTTATGATATCAGCTCCGAGACAGCAACTGATCATCATGGTGGAGTGAATAAAACCTTAATCAAAGATCCACCTGAAATCTCTACTTGA
- the LOC104725779 gene encoding protein REVEILLE 6-like isoform X1, producing the protein MVSRNPNPSHGYFLDPTGMTTVPPGLGPSSSSPTTSSSTAVAVAADAAATVSSSSEDLSKKIRKPYTITKSRESWTEPEHDKFLEALQLFDRDWKKIEAFIGSKTVIQIRSHAQKYFLKVQKSGTGEHLPPPRPKRKAAHPYPQKAHKGVQPQLPVSLKSTSEPNDPSFMFRPESSSMLMTSPTTAAAAPWTNNAQTISFTPLTKAAGAGANNNCSSSSENTPRPRSNRDTSDQGNVGHSLRVLPDFAQVYSFIGSVFDPYASNHLQKLKKMDPIDVETVLLLMRNLSINLSSPDFEDHRRLLSSYDISSETATDHHGGVNKTLIKDPPEIST; encoded by the exons ATGGTCTCTAGAAATCCGAATCCTTCACACGGCTATTTTCTGGATCCGACCGGTATGACTACTGTTCCTCCGGGTCTtggaccttcttcttcttcaccaacgacttcttcttctaccgCCGTAGCTGTGGCTGCGGATGCGGCGGCGACTGTTTCTTCTTCGTCTGAGGATTTGAGTAAGAAGATTCGGAAGCCTTATACTATTACCAAGTCCAGAGAGAGCTGGACCGAGCCTGAGCATGATAAATTCCTCGAAGCTCTTCAATT gTTTGATAGAGACTGgaagaagattgaagctttTATTGGGTCAAAGACAGTGATTCAG ATACGAAGTCATGCTCAGAAGTATTTTCTTAAGGTACAAAAGAGTGGGACGGGTGAACATCTCCCTCCTCCTCGACCTAAAAGAAAAGCAGCTCATCCATATCCTCAGAAAGCCCACAAGGGTG TGCAACCTCAACTACCAGTGTCATTAAAGTCAACATCTGAACCAAATGACCCAAGTTTTATGTTTAGGCCCGAGTCTTCTTCAATGCTGATGACTTCTCCAACCACTGCTGCTGCGGCTCCATGGACAAATAATGCGCAAACAATTAGCTTCACGCCCCTCACAAAAG CAGCAGGAGCAGGAGCGAATAACAACTGTTCTAGTAGTTCTGAAAATACTCCAAGACCACGATCCAACAGGGACACAAGTGACCAGGGAAATGTTGGCCATTCATTAAGAG ttttacCGGACTTTGCCCAAGTATACAGCTTCATTGGAAGTGTTTTTGACCCATATGCAAGTAATCATCTACAAAAGCTGAAGAAGATGGACCCCATAGACGTGGAAACA GTGCTACTGTTGATGAGAAATCTATCTATCAACTTGTCTAGCCCTGATTTTGAGGATCAC AGACGGCTTCTTTCGTCTTATGATATCAGCTCCGAGACAGCAACTGATCATCATGGTGGAGTGAATAAAACCTTAATCAAAGATCCACCTGAAATCTCTACTTGA
- the LOC104725780 gene encoding uncharacterized protein LOC104725780, with product MHIPELKTKDISFIYIYREANVYYEQATNLIPFIFLSYTSSLFNHQSLYSFPKMPEKVVFKLEVLEERIKRKAMKVVCDFPGVTLIDVKEKGKLKVTGEFDKFEMTKKLKKVYEFVDIMAIKPDGEPAQNKKLVKKPEPKVKKAPSFRGWKLGFFK from the exons ATGCATATTCCCGAGCTCAAGACAAAAGATAtatcgtttatatatatatacagagaagCAAATGTTTATTATGAGCAAGCTACAAATTTGATTCCTTTCATATTCCTATCCTATACATCATCTCTTTTCAATCATCAAAGTCTATATAGTTTTCCGAAAATGCCG GAGAAAGTTGTATTCAAGTTGGAAGTTCTTGAGGAAAGAATCAAACGGAAAGCTATGAAAGTTGTATGTGACTTTCCAg GCGTTACTTTGATAGACGTGAAGGAAAAAGGTAAACTAAAGGTGACTGGAGAATTTGATAAGTTTGAAATGACGAAGAAACTGAAGAAGGTATATGAATTTGTTGACATTATGGCGATTAAACCGGATGGAGAACCGGCGCAAAATAAGAAACTGGTTAAGAAGCCTGAACCAAAAGTTAAGAAAGCACCATCTTTCCGCGGTTGGAAATTGGGTTTCTTTAAGTAA